A stretch of Amycolatopsis balhimycina FH 1894 DNA encodes these proteins:
- a CDS encoding MFS transporter, giving the protein MNVPTTHRPALVLAICCASIVVVVMDISIVTVALPSIRRDLGASVSGLQWTVDAYTLVLAAFLVLGGSAADRFGRKRVFQCGLAAFGLGSLLCSLAPGIGWLIAARAVQAAGGTMLNPVAMAIVATTFPVPAERARAIGVFGSMSGLALALGPILGGALVDGFGWRAVFWVNVPIVVAALVATALFVPESRALRARRFDPVGQVLVVVVLGSVVEAIVEARWLGWTSPWTLGLLALAGLGVLGILACEPRRADPLLELRLFRSVSFSGAIVMALFSLCGFGAFLFVTTQYLQDVRGMTALSAGLCLLPVGVLVVALSPRVGRLVGTRGPRLPLVVAGVSLAVGGAASAGLGPVTPLPVVLATFVLFGVFLGTVNPPITNTAVSGMPGSMAGLASSLASAGRQTGTTLGVAVAGTIAGTGAGSAAGVWWLVAGLGAGLLALALLSTGRRAAATADRAAGLFDELSLPRPTG; this is encoded by the coding sequence ATGAACGTTCCGACTACGCACCGCCCGGCGCTCGTGCTCGCGATCTGCTGCGCCAGCATCGTCGTCGTGGTGATGGACATCTCCATCGTCACCGTCGCGCTGCCGTCGATCCGCCGCGACCTGGGCGCCTCCGTCTCCGGCCTGCAGTGGACGGTCGACGCCTACACGCTGGTCCTGGCGGCTTTCCTCGTGCTCGGCGGTTCGGCCGCCGACCGGTTCGGCCGCAAGCGCGTCTTCCAGTGCGGCCTGGCCGCCTTCGGTCTCGGGTCGCTGCTGTGCAGCCTGGCCCCCGGCATCGGCTGGCTGATCGCGGCCCGCGCGGTGCAGGCCGCCGGCGGCACCATGCTCAACCCGGTCGCGATGGCCATCGTCGCGACCACCTTCCCGGTCCCGGCCGAACGCGCCCGCGCCATCGGCGTGTTCGGCTCGATGTCCGGCCTGGCGCTGGCGCTCGGGCCGATCCTCGGCGGCGCGCTCGTCGACGGCTTCGGCTGGCGCGCCGTCTTCTGGGTCAACGTCCCGATCGTCGTCGCCGCGCTGGTCGCCACCGCGCTGTTCGTGCCGGAGTCCCGGGCGCTCCGGGCGCGCCGGTTCGACCCGGTGGGGCAGGTGCTGGTGGTCGTCGTGCTCGGCAGCGTCGTCGAAGCCATCGTCGAGGCGCGGTGGCTGGGCTGGACGTCGCCGTGGACCCTCGGCCTGCTCGCCCTGGCCGGGCTGGGCGTGCTGGGCATCCTCGCCTGCGAACCCCGCCGCGCCGACCCGCTGCTGGAACTGCGCCTGTTCCGCAGTGTCTCGTTCAGCGGGGCGATCGTGATGGCGCTGTTCTCGCTGTGCGGGTTCGGCGCGTTCCTCTTCGTCACCACGCAGTACCTGCAGGACGTCCGGGGCATGACGGCGCTTTCGGCGGGGTTGTGCCTGCTGCCGGTCGGCGTGCTCGTCGTGGCCCTGTCCCCGAGGGTCGGAAGGCTGGTCGGCACGCGCGGGCCGCGACTGCCGCTCGTCGTCGCCGGGGTCTCGCTCGCGGTCGGCGGCGCCGCGTCGGCGGGGCTCGGGCCGGTCACGCCGCTGCCCGTCGTGCTCGCGACCTTCGTGCTGTTCGGTGTCTTCCTCGGCACGGTGAACCCGCCGATCACCAACACCGCGGTTTCCGGGATGCCGGGCTCGATGGCGGGGCTGGCCTCGTCGCTGGCGTCGGCCGGCCGGCAGACCGGCACCACGCTGGGTGTCGCGGTCGCCGGGACGATCGCGGGGACGGGAGCGGGCAGCGCGGCCGGCGTGTGGTGGCTGGTCGCCGGGCTCGGCGCCGGCCTCCTCGCCCTGGCGCTGCTCAGCACCGG